The proteins below come from a single Streptomyces spongiicola genomic window:
- a CDS encoding glycosyltransferase family protein, which yields MTEVLFVAAAKPQFGVLADSVRKFNALGARVHLAATFHLESSAEEVAGLELAGLHQLPRSIAHRSQALRRKARTAPLGMRVWMQSKRDTWLRDRARRADVMVALDPGAVYTVWRLAQYNRGAAAVFGLAPGMKAVEGLAAQGGSVQRRSVLPPLDAVARDVRRSVDGLPAAVMRTATARPVMRSTVGARLWRTAVTAPGVPTRVRAATSRYVAEGMQWAGRTSGAAIALADAASKIPDLALKAQLLDEGVMKEIAKGLSPRHLGRAVAAQLAHADREFAAGRVEAAAGALDRALFLGFHRVLHIDQLSSPLAEDAEAFVAPLYRSGAMRALSRPRGRRTPHRKAPSDRPLRLLVTTSANDNFLRHVLDHFGGHPGVELRFLDLAASKHLKRIAWAGRRMLVDRLSDGTSDYQEEVERLFRPYLDWADTVFLDWSVGPAGMLTTIDPGDTRVVVRLHSYEAFTRWPHMTDFSRIDDLVFVAPHVRDLAVSLVPQLRGDGAPRFHIVDNAMDLSGFARPKPAEARFNLGLVGMSQVAKDPRWAVDVLERVRRHDERYRLILVGGDMDPKTSMATREYRREFEKVLAPLEESGAVVRLGPTDDVPSRLPEIGTIISSSVREGCHVGLMEGAASAALPVVRDWPFYAGKPNSARTLYPEGWVVGSPDEAAKRILEATATEEAWRDAGKLAAEHALSAWDWPVVRKHFEKLFLEDR from the coding sequence GTGACCGAAGTCCTGTTCGTCGCCGCCGCCAAGCCGCAGTTCGGCGTACTCGCCGACTCGGTGCGCAAGTTCAACGCCCTGGGCGCACGGGTGCACCTCGCGGCCACGTTCCACCTGGAGTCGTCCGCCGAGGAGGTCGCCGGGCTGGAGCTGGCCGGGCTGCACCAGCTGCCCCGGAGCATCGCGCACCGCAGCCAGGCGCTGCGCCGCAAGGCGCGCACGGCCCCGCTGGGCATGCGGGTGTGGATGCAGTCCAAACGCGACACATGGCTGCGCGACCGGGCCCGCAGGGCCGACGTCATGGTCGCGCTCGACCCGGGCGCCGTGTACACCGTGTGGCGGCTGGCCCAGTACAACCGCGGCGCCGCCGCCGTGTTCGGTCTGGCGCCGGGCATGAAGGCCGTCGAAGGTCTGGCTGCGCAGGGCGGCAGTGTGCAGCGCCGCTCGGTCCTCCCGCCGCTGGACGCCGTGGCCCGCGACGTCCGCCGCTCCGTCGACGGGCTGCCGGCCGCGGTGATGCGGACCGCGACGGCACGTCCCGTGATGCGCTCCACCGTCGGGGCCCGGCTGTGGCGCACCGCCGTCACCGCCCCCGGTGTACCCACCCGGGTGCGCGCCGCGACCTCCCGCTATGTCGCGGAGGGCATGCAGTGGGCGGGCCGCACGAGCGGTGCGGCCATAGCGCTCGCGGATGCCGCGTCGAAGATCCCGGACCTCGCGCTCAAGGCCCAGCTCCTCGACGAGGGCGTGATGAAGGAGATCGCGAAGGGCCTCAGCCCGCGCCATCTCGGCAGGGCCGTGGCGGCCCAGCTCGCCCACGCGGACCGGGAGTTCGCCGCCGGCCGCGTGGAGGCGGCGGCCGGAGCGCTGGACCGGGCGCTGTTCCTGGGCTTCCACCGGGTGCTGCACATCGACCAGTTGTCCTCGCCGCTGGCGGAGGACGCGGAGGCCTTCGTCGCCCCGCTGTACCGCTCCGGGGCGATGCGGGCGCTGAGCCGTCCGCGGGGCCGCAGGACACCGCACCGGAAGGCGCCCTCCGACCGGCCGCTGCGGCTGCTGGTCACCACCAGCGCCAACGACAACTTCCTGCGCCACGTCCTGGACCACTTCGGCGGACACCCCGGCGTGGAGCTGCGCTTCCTGGACCTGGCCGCCTCGAAGCACCTGAAGCGGATCGCCTGGGCGGGCCGGCGGATGCTGGTGGACCGGCTGTCCGACGGCACCAGCGACTACCAGGAAGAGGTCGAGCGGCTGTTCCGCCCCTACCTCGACTGGGCCGACACGGTGTTCCTGGACTGGTCGGTGGGCCCGGCGGGGATGCTCACCACCATCGACCCGGGCGACACCCGCGTCGTGGTCCGGCTGCACAGCTACGAGGCGTTCACGCGCTGGCCGCACATGACGGACTTCTCGCGGATCGACGACCTGGTCTTCGTGGCCCCGCACGTGAGGGACCTGGCCGTGTCGCTGGTTCCGCAGCTGCGCGGCGACGGGGCACCCCGCTTCCACATCGTCGACAACGCGATGGACCTGTCCGGCTTCGCCCGGCCCAAGCCCGCCGAGGCCCGCTTCAACCTGGGGCTGGTCGGGATGAGCCAGGTCGCCAAGGACCCGAGGTGGGCCGTGGACGTCCTCGAGCGGGTGCGCCGGCACGACGAGCGCTACCGGCTGATCCTGGTCGGCGGGGACATGGACCCGAAGACGAGCATGGCGACGCGCGAGTACCGCCGCGAGTTCGAGAAGGTGCTGGCTCCCCTGGAGGAGTCGGGGGCCGTGGTCCGTCTCGGCCCGACGGACGACGTTCCGTCCAGGCTCCCGGAGATCGGCACCATCATCAGCTCCTCCGTCCGCGAGGGCTGCCATGTGGGCCTGATGGAGGGCGCGGCGAGCGCCGCCCTCCCGGTCGTCCGCGACTGGCCGTTCTACGCGGGCAAGCCGAACAGCGCCCGCACCCTCTACCCCGAGGGCTGGGTCGTCGGCTCCCCCGACGAGGCGGCGAAGCGGATCCTGGAGGCCACGGCCACCGAGGAGGCGTGGCGCGACGCGGGCAAGCTCGCGGCCGAGCACGCGCTGTCGGCGTGGGACTGGCCCGTGGTGCGGAAGCACTTCGAGAAGCTGTTCCTCGAAGACCGCTAG
- the galE gene encoding UDP-glucose 4-epimerase GalE, whose product MTWLITGGAGFIGSHVVKAMAGGGEHVVVLDDLSTGRADRLPAGVPLETGTVLDRGTVDRVLRDHAVTGVVHIAGKKQVGESVEKPLHYYRENVEGIRVLLDAAVAAGVSRFLFSSSAAVYGMPDVGLVTEETPCAPINPYGETKLAGEWLVAAVGRVHPVATASLRYFNVAGAATPELADEGVFNLVPMVFERLTAGEAPRIFGDDYATPDGTCIRDYIHVEDIASAHVAAARRLTADPNARLVLNIGRGEGVSVADMVGIIQDVTGHQGVKPEVTERRPGDPARVVASADRIREELGWSARHEVRQMVESAWAGWRLRHP is encoded by the coding sequence ATGACCTGGTTGATCACCGGTGGCGCCGGATTCATCGGCTCGCACGTGGTGAAGGCGATGGCGGGGGGCGGCGAGCACGTCGTCGTCCTCGACGACCTGAGCACGGGGCGTGCCGACCGGCTGCCCGCCGGGGTGCCGCTGGAGACCGGCACCGTACTCGACCGCGGCACCGTGGACCGCGTCCTTCGCGACCACGCCGTCACCGGCGTCGTGCACATCGCGGGCAAGAAGCAGGTGGGCGAGTCCGTGGAGAAGCCGCTCCACTACTACCGGGAGAACGTGGAGGGGATCAGGGTCCTCCTCGACGCGGCGGTCGCCGCCGGGGTGAGCCGGTTCCTGTTCTCGTCCTCCGCCGCCGTGTACGGCATGCCGGACGTCGGCCTCGTCACCGAGGAGACGCCGTGCGCGCCCATCAACCCGTACGGCGAGACCAAGCTCGCCGGTGAGTGGCTGGTCGCGGCCGTCGGCAGGGTCCACCCCGTCGCCACCGCCTCGCTGCGCTACTTCAACGTCGCCGGCGCGGCCACGCCCGAACTCGCCGACGAGGGCGTCTTCAACCTGGTCCCGATGGTGTTCGAGCGGCTCACGGCAGGCGAGGCGCCGCGGATCTTCGGCGACGACTACGCCACGCCGGACGGCACCTGCATCCGCGACTACATCCATGTCGAGGACATCGCTTCCGCCCATGTCGCCGCGGCCCGCAGGCTCACCGCCGACCCGAACGCCCGGCTGGTCCTCAACATCGGCCGCGGCGAGGGCGTCTCGGTCGCCGACATGGTGGGGATCATCCAGGACGTCACCGGTCACCAGGGCGTCAAGCCCGAGGTCACGGAGCGCAGGCCGGGCGACCCGGCCCGGGTGGTCGCCTCCGCCGACCGCATCCGCGAGGAGCTGGGCTGGAGCGCGCGCCACGAGGTGCGGCAGATGGTCGAGTCCGCGTGGGCGGGCTGGCGCCTGCGGCACCCGTAG
- a CDS encoding nucleotide sugar dehydrogenase yields the protein MNICVVALGKIGLPLAVQFAAKGHKVIGADVNEKVVELVNAGTEPFPGEHDLDVRLKQAVDAGLLSATTDTAAAVARSEAVVVVVPLFVDAEGTPDFGWMDSATRAIAEGLRPGTLVSYETTLPVGTTRTRWAPMLERGSGLTAGEDFHLVFSPERVLTGRVFADLRRYPKLVGGIDEASGGRGVEFYEQVLDFDERDDLPRPNGVWDLGTAEASELAKLAETTYRDVNIGLANQFARFADKNGIDVKKVIEACNSQPYSHIHQPGIAVGGHCIPIYPRMYLWNDPEATVVRSAREANAAMPEYAVDLLAAAYGDLTGAGVLVLGAAYRGGVKETAFSGVFGTVEALRARGAVPFVSDPMYTAEELAAHGLTPHRGEKVTAAVLQADHAEYRELAASDLPDVTVLVDGRRTTDPTRWEGVRRVVIGG from the coding sequence ATGAATATCTGTGTAGTCGCGCTCGGCAAGATCGGGCTTCCGCTCGCCGTGCAGTTCGCCGCCAAGGGCCACAAGGTCATCGGCGCCGACGTCAACGAGAAGGTCGTCGAGCTGGTCAACGCCGGCACCGAGCCCTTCCCCGGCGAGCACGACCTGGACGTCAGGCTGAAGCAGGCGGTCGACGCCGGGCTGCTGTCCGCCACCACCGACACCGCCGCGGCCGTCGCACGGTCCGAGGCGGTCGTGGTCGTCGTCCCGCTGTTCGTGGACGCCGAGGGCACCCCGGACTTCGGCTGGATGGACTCCGCGACCCGGGCCATCGCCGAGGGCCTCAGGCCCGGCACCCTCGTCTCGTACGAGACGACCCTGCCCGTCGGCACCACCCGCACCCGCTGGGCTCCGATGCTGGAGCGGGGCTCCGGCCTCACCGCGGGCGAGGACTTCCACCTGGTGTTCTCCCCCGAACGCGTGCTCACCGGCCGGGTCTTCGCCGACCTGCGCCGCTACCCCAAGCTCGTCGGCGGCATCGACGAGGCCTCCGGCGGCCGCGGTGTGGAGTTCTACGAGCAGGTCCTGGACTTCGACGAGCGCGACGACCTCCCGCGGCCCAACGGCGTCTGGGACCTGGGCACCGCGGAGGCCTCCGAACTCGCGAAGCTCGCCGAGACCACCTACCGCGACGTCAACATCGGCCTGGCCAACCAGTTCGCCCGGTTCGCCGACAAGAACGGCATCGACGTCAAGAAGGTCATCGAGGCCTGCAACTCGCAGCCCTACAGCCATATCCACCAGCCCGGCATCGCCGTCGGCGGCCACTGCATCCCGATCTACCCGCGGATGTACCTGTGGAACGACCCGGAGGCGACCGTCGTGCGCTCCGCCCGCGAGGCCAACGCCGCCATGCCGGAGTACGCGGTGGACCTGCTGGCCGCCGCCTACGGCGACCTGACCGGCGCCGGTGTGCTCGTGCTCGGAGCCGCCTACCGCGGCGGTGTGAAGGAGACCGCGTTCTCCGGCGTCTTCGGGACCGTCGAGGCCCTCAGGGCCCGCGGTGCGGTGCCGTTCGTCTCCGACCCGATGTACACCGCCGAGGAGCTGGCCGCGCACGGCCTCACCCCGCACCGGGGCGAGAAGGTCACCGCCGCGGTCCTCCAGGCCGACCACGCGGAGTACCGCGAGCTGGCGGCCTCCGACCTGCCGGACGTCACCGTCCTGGTCGACGGCCGCCGCACCACCGACCCGACCCGCTGGGAGGGCGTCCGCCGCGTCGTCATCGGCGGCTGA
- a CDS encoding glycosyltransferase family 2 protein has protein sequence MTTPDVTVVVAVYNTMPYLTECLDSLVNQSIGVDRLEVVAVDDGSTDDSGRELDRFAERYPGTVKVVHQPNSGGPAAPSNRALEVATGRYVYFVGSDDRLGEDALRRMVACADEHGSDVVVGKMAGTNGRYVHQALYRKSDPDVSLYDSALPFTLANTKLFRRELVERHKLRFPEDLPVGSDQPFTLEACVRARKISVLADYTYYYAVKRGDASNITYRADHLARLRCTAQIMRFTAGLIEAGPRRDAVFRRHFTWELAKLVQHDFPALDGETRIRVCAGVAALADDYLTEPLRDAMDVRRRVRIGLAQRGAVTELVRAVEEEAAAGPPPLLLEDGRAFLRYPGFRDPALALPDRLYEVIGESVPGQLAAGTGLVSARWEQRGGDLTAVLSVRVPVTGETDRAVIRLAKKAMPKSADKPGARRLPVGTELPAPSGELSRTTTDDGTGTVLTARIPVEPGRARLGVRVYLDVAGSTYEVPVRTLGRPLPLARRWREEAPHRASANANAKGRLVITTAPLWESPPSGGRGRLRHLMSRVKRKLTR, from the coding sequence TTGACCACCCCGGATGTCACCGTCGTCGTGGCCGTCTACAACACGATGCCGTACCTCACCGAGTGCCTCGATTCGCTGGTGAACCAGAGCATCGGGGTGGACCGGCTGGAGGTCGTGGCCGTCGACGACGGTTCGACCGACGACAGCGGCCGGGAGCTCGACCGCTTCGCGGAGCGGTACCCCGGCACCGTGAAGGTGGTCCACCAGCCCAACTCCGGCGGCCCGGCGGCGCCCAGCAACCGGGCCCTGGAGGTGGCCACCGGCCGCTACGTGTACTTCGTCGGCTCCGACGACCGACTCGGCGAGGACGCGCTGAGGCGGATGGTGGCCTGTGCCGACGAGCACGGCTCCGATGTCGTCGTGGGCAAGATGGCCGGCACCAACGGCCGCTACGTCCACCAGGCGCTCTACCGCAAGAGCGACCCGGACGTCAGCCTGTACGACTCGGCGCTGCCCTTCACCCTGGCCAACACCAAGCTGTTCCGGCGCGAGCTGGTGGAGCGGCACAAGCTGCGCTTCCCCGAGGACCTGCCGGTCGGCAGCGACCAGCCGTTCACGCTCGAGGCGTGCGTCCGGGCGCGGAAGATCTCCGTGCTGGCGGACTACACGTACTACTACGCGGTCAAGCGCGGGGACGCGAGCAACATCACGTACCGCGCCGACCACCTGGCGCGGCTGCGCTGCACCGCCCAGATCATGAGGTTCACGGCCGGGCTCATCGAGGCCGGCCCGCGGCGCGACGCGGTGTTCCGGCGCCACTTCACCTGGGAACTCGCCAAGCTGGTCCAGCACGACTTCCCGGCACTCGACGGGGAGACGCGGATCCGGGTCTGCGCCGGCGTCGCCGCCCTCGCCGACGACTACCTCACCGAACCGCTCCGCGACGCGATGGACGTCAGGCGGCGGGTGCGGATCGGGCTGGCCCAGCGCGGTGCCGTCACCGAACTGGTCCGCGCCGTCGAGGAGGAGGCCGCCGCGGGGCCCCCTCCGCTGCTGCTGGAGGACGGCCGGGCGTTCCTGCGCTATCCAGGGTTCCGCGACCCGGCCCTGGCGCTGCCCGACCGGCTGTACGAGGTGATCGGCGAGTCCGTGCCCGGGCAACTCGCCGCCGGCACCGGGCTGGTCTCGGCGCGGTGGGAGCAGCGGGGCGGTGACCTGACCGCGGTCCTCTCGGTGCGCGTCCCCGTCACTGGCGAGACGGACCGCGCCGTGATCCGCCTCGCGAAGAAGGCGATGCCGAAGAGCGCCGACAAGCCGGGTGCGCGCAGGCTGCCCGTGGGCACCGAACTGCCCGCCCCGTCGGGGGAGCTGAGCCGCACCACCACCGACGACGGCACGGGGACGGTGCTCACCGCGCGGATCCCCGTCGAGCCCGGCAGGGCCAGACTCGGCGTCCGGGTCTATCTGGACGTGGCGGGCTCGACGTACGAGGTCCCGGTGAGGACCCTGGGCCGGCCGCTGCCGCTGGCCCGGCGCTGGCGCGAGGAGGCCCCTCACCGCGCCTCCGCCAATGCCAACGCCAAGGGGCGGCTCGTCATCACCACGGCTCCGCTCTGGGAGTCCCCGCCGTCCGGCGGGCGCGGCCGGCTGCGTCACCTGATGTCCCGTGTGAAGAGGAAACTGACCCGATGA
- a CDS encoding Gfo/Idh/MocA family protein has translation MTATALRAGLIGLGSMGRHHARVLAGLDGVELVAVVDPMGDRNGWAQSAPVLPTVDELIAFGIDYAVVACPTALHEEVGLKLAEAGVGALIEKPVADTVEGARRLVEAFETRGLVAGVGHIERCNPALRSLRTRLEAGELGDVFQVVTRRQGPFPHRIADVGVVKDLATHDIDLTAWVTGRQYTSIAAHTVSKSGRPHEDMVSAVGKLSDGTMVSHLVNWLSPLKERFTSVTGERGCFIADTLTADLTFYSNAAVATEWEALQAFRGVSEGDMVRYAIPKREPLLVEHELFRDAVLGESKDICTLRQGLRTVEVAAAVIDSARSGTTVRLDPEGVAS, from the coding sequence GTGACCGCCACCGCACTGCGGGCCGGCCTGATCGGCCTGGGCTCCATGGGACGCCACCACGCCCGCGTTCTGGCCGGGCTCGACGGTGTGGAACTCGTCGCCGTCGTGGACCCCATGGGCGACAGGAACGGCTGGGCGCAGAGCGCCCCCGTGCTGCCCACCGTGGACGAGCTGATCGCGTTCGGCATCGACTACGCCGTCGTGGCCTGCCCGACCGCGTTGCACGAGGAAGTGGGCCTGAAGCTGGCCGAGGCCGGCGTCGGCGCGCTGATCGAGAAGCCGGTCGCGGACACCGTCGAGGGCGCCCGCCGGCTGGTCGAGGCCTTCGAGACGCGCGGCCTGGTGGCCGGCGTGGGCCACATCGAGCGCTGCAACCCCGCCCTGCGCAGCCTGCGCACCCGGCTGGAGGCCGGTGAACTCGGGGACGTCTTCCAGGTCGTCACCCGCCGGCAGGGCCCCTTCCCGCACCGCATCGCGGACGTCGGCGTGGTCAAGGACCTCGCCACCCACGACATCGACCTGACGGCCTGGGTCACCGGCCGGCAGTACACGTCGATCGCGGCGCACACCGTCTCCAAGTCGGGCCGCCCGCACGAGGACATGGTCTCGGCCGTCGGCAAGCTCTCCGACGGCACGATGGTCAGCCACCTCGTCAACTGGCTGAGCCCGCTCAAGGAGCGCTTCACCTCGGTCACCGGCGAGCGCGGCTGCTTCATCGCCGACACCCTCACCGCGGACCTGACGTTCTACTCGAACGCGGCGGTGGCGACCGAGTGGGAGGCCCTCCAGGCGTTCCGCGGAGTCTCCGAGGGGGACATGGTCCGCTACGCGATCCCGAAGCGCGAGCCGCTCCTCGTCGAGCACGAGCTCTTCCGGGACGCGGTGCTCGGCGAGTCCAAGGACATCTGCACGCTGCGCCAGGGCCTGCGGACGGTCGAGGTCGCCGCCGCCGTGATCGACTCCGCCAGGAGCGGTACCACCGTGCGGCTGGACCCGGAGGGCGTGGCCAGTTGA
- a CDS encoding DegT/DnrJ/EryC1/StrS family aminotransferase, whose amino-acid sequence MPSSNAQPIPAARPVIGEEEIEAAVRVLRSGRVVQGPEVAAFEEGFSEFVAGRHCVAVNSGTSALHLLLMALGIGPGDEVVVPSFSFAASANSVRLVGADVVFADIDPDTYCLSPAAVEAAITPRTAAIMPVHLYGHPAAMDRITEIADRHKLAVVEDACQAHAAALHGTPVGAFGSGGTFSFYPTKNMHSLEGGMVSTADAEIARTLRLLRNQGMEQRYANEIVGANMRMTDVSAAVGRVQLAKLPGWTDRRIANAAYLSEHITAANVVTPVVAEGARHIYHQYTIRVRGDRDAAMAQLTGAGVGNAVYYPTPIHRLKPYWEPDQKAGRHWDLPETERAAAEVVSLPVHPSLTEGDLERIVTAVNALGETL is encoded by the coding sequence ATGCCGAGCAGCAACGCGCAGCCCATCCCCGCTGCCCGTCCGGTCATCGGTGAAGAGGAGATCGAAGCAGCCGTGCGCGTGCTGCGCAGCGGCCGGGTGGTCCAGGGCCCCGAGGTGGCCGCGTTCGAGGAGGGCTTCTCGGAGTTCGTGGCCGGCCGCCACTGCGTGGCCGTCAACTCCGGTACCTCCGCGCTGCACCTCCTTTTGATGGCTCTCGGTATCGGTCCGGGTGACGAGGTGGTCGTACCGTCGTTCTCGTTCGCCGCGTCGGCGAACTCCGTCCGACTGGTCGGCGCCGACGTCGTCTTCGCCGACATCGACCCGGACACGTACTGCCTCTCCCCGGCCGCGGTCGAGGCCGCCATCACCCCGCGCACCGCCGCGATCATGCCGGTGCACCTCTACGGCCACCCGGCGGCGATGGACCGGATCACGGAGATCGCCGACCGGCACAAGCTGGCCGTCGTCGAGGACGCCTGCCAGGCGCACGCGGCCGCACTGCACGGCACCCCGGTCGGCGCCTTCGGCTCCGGCGGCACGTTCAGCTTCTACCCGACCAAGAACATGCACAGCCTCGAGGGCGGCATGGTCTCCACGGCCGACGCCGAGATCGCCCGCACCCTCCGCCTGCTGCGCAACCAGGGCATGGAGCAGCGCTACGCGAACGAGATCGTCGGCGCCAACATGCGCATGACGGACGTCTCCGCGGCCGTCGGCCGCGTCCAGCTCGCCAAGCTGCCCGGCTGGACCGACCGGCGCATCGCCAACGCCGCGTACCTCTCCGAGCACATCACCGCGGCGAACGTCGTGACCCCGGTCGTCGCCGAGGGCGCGCGCCACATCTACCACCAGTACACGATCCGGGTCCGGGGCGACCGCGACGCCGCCATGGCGCAGCTCACCGGGGCGGGCGTCGGCAACGCCGTCTACTACCCGACGCCGATCCACCGGCTGAAGCCGTACTGGGAGCCGGACCAGAAGGCGGGCCGCCACTGGGACCTGCCCGAGACCGAGCGGGCGGCCGCCGAGGTCGTGTCGCTGCCCGTGCACCCGTCGCTGACGGAGGGCGACCTCGAGCGCATCGTCACCGCCGTGAACGCGCTGGGAGAGACGCTGTGA